From a single Oxalobacter vibrioformis genomic region:
- the cutA gene encoding divalent-cation tolerance protein CutA: MDNVMLVYSTTPDLDTAKKIAQALVGEKLAACVGMMPGYQSVYRWQGAVLEASEVCLMIKTTKNQFAALSEKLVALHPYDVPELIAVPVTAGLPSYLQWVKDETSA, translated from the coding sequence ATGGATAACGTGATGCTGGTTTACAGTACGACACCGGATCTGGATACGGCTAAAAAAATAGCGCAGGCGCTGGTTGGCGAAAAGCTGGCTGCCTGTGTGGGCATGATGCCTGGATACCAGTCGGTTTATCGCTGGCAGGGGGCCGTTCTAGAAGCGTCTGAAGTTTGTCTGATGATAAAAACAACGAAAAACCAGTTTGCTGCGCTGTCTGAAAAGCTGGTGGCGTTGCATCCGTATGATGTACCGGAACTGATTGCCGTTCCGGTTACAGCGGGTTTGCCTTCTTACCTGCAGTGGGTGAAAGACGAGACGTCTGCCTGA
- the lysA gene encoding diaminopimelate decarboxylase: MTHFAYRDNILCADHVPLTDIARQYGTPLYVYSKTALTENYLAYADALKKYQHPETPGLVCFSVKSNSNLAVLKILGDLGSGFDIVSGGELSRVIAAGCDPRKAIFSGVGKTKEEIRFALENDILCFNIESPAELNRINEIAGEMGTTAPISFRVNPDVDAKTHPYISTGLKENKFGVAFDEAFDCYKTAAAMPNIRITGIDCHIGSQLLDDGPLLEAFDRLVILVDRLSEAGIELHHIDIGGGIGIAYHEEKPVAVPDYLARLYTRINAWRNKQYGGKPIQLMLEPGRSISGNAGVLLTEVQYLKTNTDKNYAIVDAAMNDLMRPALYDAWHTVLPVHKREMAAATYDIVGPICESGDWLAKQRDLAVTSGDLLAIMSAGAYGMVMASNYNTRGKAAEVIVDHEQVHLVRRRESAEDLFAFEKVLP, encoded by the coding sequence ATGACTCATTTTGCCTACCGGGATAATATTCTATGTGCTGACCATGTTCCGCTGACCGATATTGCCAGGCAATACGGAACCCCCCTGTATGTCTACTCAAAAACAGCGCTCACAGAAAACTATCTGGCCTATGCCGATGCCTTAAAAAAATACCAGCACCCCGAGACACCGGGCCTCGTGTGCTTTTCCGTCAAATCAAATTCCAATCTGGCCGTACTGAAAATTCTGGGAGACCTGGGTTCCGGATTTGATATTGTTTCAGGCGGTGAACTTTCACGTGTTATCGCCGCTGGCTGTGACCCCCGCAAGGCCATCTTTTCCGGTGTCGGCAAAACCAAAGAGGAAATCCGTTTTGCGCTCGAAAATGACATCCTGTGCTTTAACATCGAGTCACCCGCTGAACTGAACCGCATCAATGAAATTGCAGGTGAAATGGGAACAACGGCCCCTATCTCCTTTCGCGTCAATCCGGACGTCGACGCAAAAACCCACCCCTATATCTCAACCGGCCTGAAAGAAAATAAATTCGGTGTGGCCTTTGACGAAGCCTTCGACTGCTACAAAACCGCCGCTGCCATGCCTAATATCAGGATCACCGGCATTGATTGCCATATCGGCTCCCAGTTGCTGGATGATGGTCCACTTCTCGAAGCCTTTGACCGGCTTGTCATCCTTGTCGACAGGCTCAGTGAGGCAGGAATCGAACTGCACCATATCGATATCGGTGGCGGCATTGGTATTGCCTATCACGAAGAGAAACCGGTCGCCGTTCCTGACTACCTGGCACGTCTGTATACCCGCATCAACGCCTGGCGTAACAAACAGTACGGAGGAAAACCCATCCAGCTGATGCTGGAGCCGGGACGCTCCATTTCCGGCAATGCCGGCGTCCTCCTGACCGAAGTCCAGTACCTTAAAACCAACACAGATAAAAACTATGCGATCGTAGATGCTGCCATGAATGATCTGATGCGCCCGGCGCTGTATGATGCCTGGCATACGGTATTGCCCGTGCATAAGCGGGAGATGGCAGCCGCCACATACGATATCGTCGGCCCGATCTGTGAGTCAGGAGACTGGCTGGCAAAGCAGCGTGACCTTGCCGTGACATCCGGCGATCTGCTCGCTATCATGTCTGCCGGTGCCTATGGCATGGTCATGGCATCCAACTACAACACGCGTGGAAAAGCTGCGGAAGTGATTGTCGACCATGAACAGGTTCATCTGGTTCGCCGTCGCGAGTCCGCAGAAGATCTCTTTGCCTTTGAGAAAGTGTTGCCCTGA
- a CDS encoding penicillin-binding protein 1A, with protein MISRKKKGSPRKKAPWTKQRVLRTLFNTAVVCFGLGIAGALTGAFAMVMVYPNLPDLDQLTDYQPKMPLRVYTADNVLIGEFGEERRNLIRFNEIPDVMKKAVLAIEDDRFYQHGGIDYLGIMRAAFRNLTSANRQGASTITQQVARNFFLTSEQTLKRKMYEAMLAWKIESALSKDQIFEIYMNQIYLGQRAFGFASASQIYFGKRLQDVTTAEAAMLAGLPKAPSANNPVANPARARVRQQYILQRMHQLGYISQAEYEKAKNEVITIKNKANEFPIHAEFVAELARMLVYEQYKDETYTKGLNVYTTITSTDQEAAYRAVRDGVMDYEKRHGFRGPEGYMEIPASKEEAAEAIEAELAHYPDSDELLAAIVLEASPKVVHAVISSGEEIHITGKGLSFAASGLSATAKPSRQIKKGAIIRVTKEKNDTWSITQMPDVESAFVSLNTHDGAIKAMVGGFDFNKRKFNHVTQAWRQPGSSFKPFIYSASLEKKFAPASIINDAPIQFTAAQTGGRSWEPKNYDARYEGPMTMRRGLTKSKNMISIRVLNQIGPQYGQEFLTRFGFDAEKHPPFLTLALGAGSVTPLQMAAAYAIFANGGYKVSPYVISYMTDIKGDIISEAQPDKAGNEANRVLDERNAFIMDSMMKDVVLQGTAVRARALGRPDLAGKTGTTNDSVDAWFAGYQPRLVGVAWIGYDRPRNLGSRETGGGLALPIWINYMKVALKNVPIYNKPVPRGILSVNGDYYYIESPPGSVVNNLGVEYKEPEPDADDDAGEIF; from the coding sequence ATGATTTCAAGGAAAAAGAAGGGCTCCCCCCGAAAAAAAGCACCCTGGACCAAACAGCGGGTATTGCGCACCCTCTTTAACACGGCTGTCGTGTGTTTTGGCCTTGGCATTGCCGGCGCCTTGACGGGCGCGTTTGCCATGGTCATGGTTTATCCCAACCTGCCTGATCTGGATCAGTTGACCGATTACCAGCCGAAAATGCCGTTGCGCGTCTATACCGCAGACAATGTGCTTATCGGCGAATTCGGAGAAGAAAGACGCAATCTGATCCGTTTCAACGAAATTCCGGATGTCATGAAAAAAGCCGTTCTCGCTATTGAGGATGACCGCTTTTACCAGCATGGCGGCATTGACTATCTGGGTATCATGAGGGCGGCCTTTCGCAACCTGACAAGCGCCAACAGGCAAGGCGCCTCGACGATTACCCAGCAGGTCGCGCGCAACTTCTTTTTGACCAGCGAACAAACCCTCAAGCGGAAAATGTATGAAGCCATGCTGGCCTGGAAAATCGAAAGTGCACTTTCCAAGGACCAGATTTTTGAAATCTACATGAACCAGATTTACCTGGGACAGCGAGCTTTCGGCTTTGCCTCGGCTTCCCAGATCTACTTCGGCAAAAGGCTTCAGGATGTCACCACAGCCGAAGCAGCCATGCTCGCCGGACTCCCAAAAGCGCCTTCAGCGAACAACCCGGTAGCCAATCCGGCACGTGCACGGGTCAGGCAGCAATACATCCTGCAGCGCATGCACCAGCTTGGCTATATCAGCCAGGCCGAGTATGAAAAAGCCAAAAACGAAGTCATCACGATCAAGAATAAAGCCAATGAATTTCCCATTCATGCCGAATTCGTGGCAGAACTGGCTCGTATGCTCGTCTATGAGCAGTACAAGGATGAAACCTATACAAAGGGCCTGAATGTTTACACCACCATCACAAGTACTGATCAGGAAGCCGCTTATCGTGCGGTCAGAGACGGTGTGATGGATTATGAAAAACGGCACGGTTTTCGTGGTCCCGAAGGCTATATGGAAATTCCGGCATCCAAGGAAGAAGCCGCTGAAGCTATCGAAGCCGAACTCGCACATTATCCTGACAGCGATGAATTGCTGGCTGCCATTGTGCTGGAAGCCTCGCCCAAAGTGGTACATGCTGTGATCTCTTCCGGCGAAGAGATTCACATTACCGGCAAAGGATTGAGCTTTGCGGCATCCGGACTTTCCGCAACGGCAAAACCCAGCAGACAGATCAAAAAAGGCGCCATTATTCGTGTCACCAAAGAAAAAAATGATACCTGGTCCATCACGCAAATGCCGGACGTGGAATCCGCGTTTGTTTCTCTCAATACGCATGATGGTGCAATCAAGGCAATGGTTGGCGGCTTTGATTTCAACAAGAGAAAATTCAACCATGTGACCCAGGCATGGCGGCAGCCCGGCTCCTCATTCAAGCCGTTTATTTACTCCGCATCACTGGAGAAAAAATTTGCCCCCGCCAGTATCATCAATGATGCGCCCATCCAGTTTACCGCTGCACAGACCGGCGGGCGGTCATGGGAACCCAAAAACTATGATGCCCGCTATGAGGGACCGATGACGATGCGTCGGGGGCTGACAAAATCCAAAAACATGATTTCCATCCGTGTGTTAAACCAGATCGGCCCACAGTATGGACAGGAGTTTCTCACCCGTTTCGGGTTTGATGCAGAAAAACATCCTCCCTTCCTGACCCTTGCTCTGGGCGCCGGATCAGTCACACCATTGCAGATGGCTGCGGCCTATGCCATTTTTGCCAATGGCGGATACAAGGTATCGCCCTATGTCATCTCTTACATGACAGACATCAAGGGCGATATCATTTCTGAAGCCCAGCCGGACAAGGCCGGTAATGAAGCCAATCGTGTCTTAGATGAACGCAATGCCTTTATCATGGACAGCATGATGAAGGATGTGGTTCTCCAGGGTACCGCCGTACGGGCACGCGCACTGGGCCGGCCGGATCTGGCAGGAAAAACCGGTACAACCAATGACTCTGTTGACGCCTGGTTTGCCGGCTATCAGCCAAGACTGGTTGGCGTGGCATGGATTGGTTACGACCGCCCGAGAAATCTGGGCAGTCGTGAAACCGGTGGCGGCCTGGCCCTGCCAATCTGGATCAACTACATGAAAGTCGCCCTTAAAAATGTGCCGATATACAACAAGCCGGTACCAAGGGGGATTCTCTCCGTGAATGGCGATTACTACTACATCGAAAGTCCGCCAGGATCCGTTGTTAACAATCTGGGGGTCGAATACAAGGAGCCTGAACCGGATGCGGATGATGATGCGGGAGAAATTTTCTAA
- the yihA gene encoding ribosome biogenesis GTP-binding protein YihA/YsxC produces MSRLWQARFFTTVNHLRDLPRLDVPEIAFAGRSNAGKSTAINILCNQKNLAHASRTPGRTQHINFFSIGGAHVAQHRKDPVKEDEIEAFLVDLPGYGYAEVSGNAKLHWQKLLGDYLMTRQQLAGLVLLMDARRPFQPLDIQMLEWFAGAGKPIHCILTKSDKLNRNESSKALHQTKTTLKSYVDEKGQPFPFTTQLFSAPKRVGLEEATNWIQELTGLSRTDPASEENQPE; encoded by the coding sequence ATGTCACGACTCTGGCAAGCCCGTTTTTTTACCACGGTCAATCACCTGCGTGATCTGCCTCGGCTTGATGTGCCGGAAATCGCCTTTGCCGGCCGTTCCAACGCAGGCAAATCCACTGCCATCAATATCCTGTGCAACCAGAAAAATCTGGCACATGCCTCCCGCACCCCCGGCCGCACCCAGCATATCAATTTCTTTTCCATCGGTGGCGCGCATGTGGCACAGCACAGGAAAGATCCGGTAAAAGAAGACGAAATCGAAGCGTTTCTGGTTGACCTGCCGGGATATGGTTATGCCGAAGTCTCGGGTAACGCCAAGCTGCACTGGCAAAAACTGCTGGGTGACTATCTGATGACACGCCAACAACTGGCAGGCCTTGTACTGCTCATGGATGCCCGCCGTCCGTTCCAGCCGCTGGACATCCAGATGCTTGAGTGGTTTGCCGGTGCAGGCAAGCCGATTCACTGCATTCTGACCAAATCCGACAAACTGAACCGGAACGAATCCAGCAAGGCACTGCATCAGACAAAAACCACGCTGAAAAGTTATGTCGATGAAAAAGGACAGCCCTTTCCTTTCACCACCCAGCTTTTTTCCGCGCCAAAACGGGTTGGCCTGGAAGAAGCAACGAACTGGATTCAGGAGTTAACCGGTCTTTCCAGAACCGATCCTGCGTCAGAAGAAAACCAGCCGGAATAA
- the rpsK gene encoding 30S ribosomal protein S11 — MAKGSNSAASRVRKKVKRNIAEGIAHVHASFNNTIITITDRQGNTLTWATSGGAGFKGSRKSTPFAAQVAAESAGRVAIEYGIKNLEVRIKGPGPGRESAVRALNNLGIRINQIQDITPVPHNGCRPPKRRRI; from the coding sequence ATGGCAAAAGGATCAAACAGCGCAGCGTCTCGTGTGCGCAAAAAGGTGAAGAGAAATATTGCGGAAGGTATCGCACATGTACATGCGTCTTTCAACAATACCATCATCACGATTACAGACCGCCAGGGTAATACCCTGACCTGGGCAACTTCCGGTGGCGCAGGCTTCAAGGGCTCTCGCAAGTCAACACCCTTTGCAGCACAGGTTGCTGCCGAATCGGCCGGCCGGGTTGCCATTGAGTATGGCATCAAGAATCTGGAAGTCCGTATCAAGGGCCCTGGCCCTGGTCGTGAATCAGCTGTGCGTGCGCTCAACAACCTGGGTATCCGCATCAACCAGATTCAGGATATCACCCCGGTTCCACACAACGGCTGCCGTCCACCGAAGCGCCGTCGTATCTGA
- the rpsD gene encoding 30S ribosomal protein S4 has translation MARYTGPKAKLSRREGTDLFLKSARRSLDSKCKLDVKPGQHGLRSGARMSDYGNQLREKQKVKRMYGVLERQFRRYFAEAERRKGNTGDNLMQLLETRLDNVTYRMGFGSTRAESRQLVSHQAITVNGKVVNIPSYLVKPNDVVAIREKSKKQARIIESLSLAEQIGMADWVSVDSKKMEGQFKRVPDRTEFANDINESLIIELYSR, from the coding sequence GTGGCACGTTATACAGGGCCAAAGGCCAAACTCTCCCGCCGTGAAGGCACCGATCTTTTTCTGAAAAGCGCCCGGCGCTCGCTTGACTCCAAATGCAAGCTGGATGTGAAACCCGGCCAGCATGGTCTGCGCTCCGGCGCACGCATGTCTGACTATGGTAATCAGCTGCGTGAAAAGCAAAAGGTCAAGCGTATGTACGGCGTTCTGGAAAGACAGTTCCGTCGTTATTTTGCTGAAGCCGAGCGCAGAAAAGGCAACACGGGCGACAATCTCATGCAGCTTTTAGAAACCCGTCTGGACAATGTGACCTATCGTATGGGCTTTGGCTCAACCCGCGCGGAAAGCCGTCAGCTCGTCAGCCACCAGGCTATCACGGTCAACGGCAAGGTAGTGAATATTCCGTCCTACCTGGTCAAGCCCAATGACGTGGTTGCCATTCGTGAAAAATCCAAGAAACAGGCCCGTATTATCGAGTCACTGTCACTGGCCGAGCAGATCGGTATGGCGGACTGGGTATCGGTTGATTCCAAGAAAATGGAAGGCCAGTTCAAGCGTGTTCCGGATCGTACCGAGTTTGCAAACGATATCAACGAATCACTGATTATTGAGTTGTATTCACGCTAA
- the secY gene encoding preprotein translocase subunit SecY has protein sequence MATSSKAAAKNNTSTGGFPWQRLWFLLGALVVYRIGAHIPVPGIDPDQLAFLFRQNEGGILGMFNMFSGGALSRFSVFALGIMPYISASIIMQMIGIISPQIEALKKEGEAGRRKMTQYTRYGTLLLATFQGLGIAIAVESQPGLVIDPGMMFRFTAVVTLVTGTMFLMWLGEQITERGLGNGISILIFAGIAAGLPSAIGGLFELVRTGSMSAISALVICVIVVAVTYLVVFIESGQRRILVNYAKRQIGNKIYGGQSTHLPLKVNMAGVIPPIFASSIILFPATIAGWFATGTDSDNMFARFLKDLSASLGPGEPMHALLYAIAIIFFCFFYTALVFNSRETADNLKKSGAFIPGIRPGEQTARYVDRILMRLTLAGAVYVTLVCLLPEFLVAKWNVPFYFGGTSLLILVVVTMDFMAQIQNFVMSHQYESLLKKSNFKG, from the coding sequence TTGGCAACGTCATCTAAAGCGGCCGCAAAAAACAACACATCGACAGGGGGCTTCCCCTGGCAGCGTCTGTGGTTTTTGCTTGGTGCGCTGGTGGTCTACCGGATTGGTGCGCATATACCGGTGCCGGGAATTGATCCGGATCAGCTGGCTTTTCTGTTCAGGCAGAACGAGGGCGGTATCCTGGGCATGTTCAACATGTTCTCAGGTGGTGCGCTCTCCCGCTTCTCGGTATTTGCACTGGGTATCATGCCTTACATCTCTGCATCTATTATCATGCAGATGATCGGTATCATCTCTCCGCAAATTGAGGCGCTGAAAAAGGAAGGCGAAGCAGGGCGCCGTAAAATGACGCAGTATACGCGTTATGGCACATTGCTTTTAGCCACATTCCAGGGATTGGGGATTGCGATTGCCGTTGAATCACAGCCGGGTCTCGTTATCGACCCGGGCATGATGTTCCGCTTTACCGCGGTTGTCACGCTGGTGACTGGCACCATGTTCCTGATGTGGCTGGGTGAGCAGATTACTGAAAGAGGATTGGGCAATGGTATTTCCATTCTGATCTTTGCCGGTATTGCCGCAGGCCTGCCCAGCGCGATTGGTGGACTTTTTGAGCTGGTGCGTACCGGTTCGATGAGTGCGATTTCAGCCCTTGTGATCTGTGTGATTGTGGTGGCGGTGACTTATCTGGTTGTCTTTATTGAAAGCGGGCAGCGCCGTATTCTGGTGAATTATGCCAAACGTCAGATCGGTAACAAGATTTATGGTGGCCAAAGCACACACTTGCCGCTGAAGGTCAATATGGCCGGTGTGATTCCGCCGATTTTTGCTTCATCGATCATTTTGTTTCCGGCAACGATTGCAGGATGGTTTGCAACCGGCACGGATTCGGATAATATGTTTGCCCGATTCCTGAAGGATCTGTCCGCATCGCTTGGCCCAGGTGAGCCGATGCATGCGCTGCTTTATGCTATTGCGATTATTTTCTTCTGTTTCTTTTATACCGCGCTGGTATTTAACAGCCGTGAAACAGCAGATAACCTGAAAAAGAGTGGTGCGTTTATTCCGGGTATTCGTCCGGGCGAGCAAACTGCACGTTATGTTGACAGGATTTTGATGCGCCTGACACTGGCAGGTGCCGTGTATGTGACACTGGTGTGTCTGCTGCCGGAGTTCCTGGTAGCCAAGTGGAACGTACCATTTTATTTTGGCGGTACTTCACTTTTGATTCTTGTTGTTGTCACGATGGACTTTATGGCGCAGATTCAGAACTTCGTCATGTCACATCAGTATGAATCACTGCTGAAGAAATCGAATTTCAAGGGTTGA
- the rpsM gene encoding 30S ribosomal protein S13: MARIAGVNIPNHQHIVIGLTAIYGIGRPRAQEICEATGVEPSKKVKDLDDSELEKLRDALNHYLIEGDLRREVSMSVKRLMDLGCYRGLRHRRGLPVRGQRTRTNARTRKGPRKAAQALKK, from the coding sequence ATGGCACGTATTGCAGGGGTAAACATTCCCAACCATCAGCACATTGTTATTGGCCTGACGGCCATTTACGGTATTGGTCGCCCGCGTGCGCAGGAAATCTGCGAAGCAACGGGTGTGGAACCGTCAAAGAAGGTCAAGGACCTCGATGACAGCGAACTCGAAAAACTGCGTGATGCACTGAATCATTACCTGATTGAAGGTGATTTGCGTCGTGAAGTATCCATGAGCGTAAAACGCCTGATGGATCTGGGTTGCTATCGCGGCCTGCGTCATCGCCGCGGTCTGCCGGTCAGGGGGCAGCGTACACGCACGAATGCGCGTACACGCAAGGGACCGCGTAAAGCCGCGCAGGCACTGAAGAAATAA
- the rpmJ gene encoding 50S ribosomal protein L36: protein MKVQASVKRICRNCKIIKRNGVLRVICTEKRHKQRQG from the coding sequence ATGAAGGTACAGGCATCTGTGAAGCGGATCTGCCGCAATTGCAAGATCATCAAGCGCAATGGCGTCTTACGTGTTATTTGCACGGAAAAGCGTCATAAACAGCGTCAAGGTTAA
- the lptM gene encoding LPS translocon maturation chaperone LptM, translating to MKSRRHTFSVFALAAAVTSAFLLGACGQTGELYMPDTWSTKPPPPPREPRLKKKPQQTAEGTSASETQKTDKGN from the coding sequence ATGAAATCACGCAGGCATACGTTTTCGGTTTTTGCACTGGCCGCTGCTGTCACCTCTGCTTTTCTTTTAGGTGCCTGCGGACAGACGGGTGAGCTTTACATGCCCGACACCTGGTCAACCAAACCGCCTCCACCACCCAGGGAGCCACGTCTGAAAAAGAAACCGCAGCAAACCGCTGAAGGAACGTCTGCAAGTGAAACACAAAAAACAGACAAAGGGAACTGA
- a CDS encoding diacylglycerol/polyprenol kinase family protein gives MAKQISYRQELLRKLIHLSSLWMVVSLGILPRSWNVCLFAVLLFGQVMIEYGYYKKWPLLVSTYGRFFSRMLRESETGETFRLSGAPYVIAAALMVALLFERTISMVALSTMLIGDTCAALIGRKFGRHKINEGTKSIEGAIAFWISSAAVLAFFVNIYSQPPAFAIMGVFGLTVAMLAEIYEKQIKMDDNFSIPLAMGISLSLARFLPVG, from the coding sequence ATGGCAAAGCAGATCAGCTACAGGCAGGAACTCCTGCGAAAACTCATCCATCTGAGTTCACTCTGGATGGTCGTTTCGCTGGGCATCCTTCCGCGTTCATGGAATGTCTGTCTCTTTGCGGTACTACTTTTCGGGCAGGTGATGATTGAATACGGCTATTACAAGAAATGGCCGCTTCTGGTATCAACCTACGGGCGTTTTTTCAGTCGCATGTTAAGAGAAAGCGAAACCGGAGAAACCTTTCGTCTGAGCGGCGCACCGTACGTTATCGCCGCAGCCCTGATGGTGGCTTTGCTTTTTGAGCGCACCATTTCCATGGTGGCGCTTTCCACCATGCTGATCGGGGATACCTGCGCCGCATTGATCGGCAGAAAATTTGGCCGGCACAAGATCAACGAAGGCACCAAAAGCATCGAAGGCGCCATTGCCTTCTGGATATCCTCAGCCGCTGTTCTGGCTTTCTTTGTCAACATTTACAGCCAGCCGCCAGCCTTTGCCATCATGGGCGTCTTTGGCCTGACCGTCGCCATGCTGGCAGAAATCTATGAAAAGCAGATCAAGATGGATGACAACTTTTCCATCCCGCTGGCAATGGGTATCTCGCTTTCTTTGGCACGTTTTCTTCCTGTCGGCTGA
- the rplQ gene encoding 50S ribosomal protein L17, translated as MRHRHGLRKLNRTSSHRLAMLRNMSVSLLRHEAIKTTLPKAKELRRVVEPLITLGKKESVANKRLAFNRLRDRDIVVKLFGELGPRYANRNGGYLRILKIANRVGDNAPMAYVELVDRPEPTVIEGA; from the coding sequence ATGCGTCATCGTCACGGGTTGAGAAAACTCAACCGTACTTCATCCCATCGCCTTGCCATGTTGCGCAACATGAGTGTTTCGCTGCTGCGCCATGAGGCGATCAAGACCACCTTGCCAAAGGCCAAGGAATTGCGCCGGGTCGTTGAACCGCTTATTACGCTGGGCAAGAAGGAGTCAGTGGCCAACAAGCGTCTGGCATTCAATCGTCTGCGTGACCGCGATATCGTTGTCAAGCTGTTTGGCGAGTTGGGTCCGCGTTATGCTAACCGTAACGGCGGTTATCTGCGTATCCTGAAGATCGCTAACCGTGTTGGCGACAATGCGCCAATGGCTTATGTCGAGCTGGTGGATCGTCCTGAACCAACTGTTATCGAAGGTGCATAA
- the infA gene encoding translation initiation factor IF-1: protein MAKDDVIQMQGEVIDNLPNATFRVKLENGHVVLGHISGKMRMNYIRILPGDKVTVELTPYDLTRARIVFRSK from the coding sequence ATGGCAAAAGATGACGTTATCCAGATGCAGGGCGAAGTTATTGATAATCTGCCCAACGCAACCTTTCGCGTAAAACTGGAGAATGGACATGTTGTGCTGGGGCACATATCCGGAAAGATGCGCATGAATTATATTCGTATCCTCCCGGGTGACAAGGTAACAGTGGAATTGACGCCATATGATTTAACTCGTGCCCGGATTGTTTTCCGGTCAAAATAG
- a CDS encoding DNA-directed RNA polymerase subunit alpha yields MPNNFLKPRIINVEVLGPGHSRVEMEPFERGYGHTLGNALRRILLSSMAGYAPTEVAIAGVVHEYSTLDGIQEDVVDLLLNLKGVVFKLHNRDAVTLNLKKDGAGIVTAADIELTHDVEIINPEHVIAHLTESGKLDMQIKIEAGRGYVPGNVRRLSEDANKTIGRIILDASFSPVRRVSYSVESARVEQRTDLDKLIINIETNGVITAEEAIRQSARILVDQLTIFAALEGTETSAEAMSQLPPVDPVLLRPVDDLELTVRSANCLKAENINYIGDLIQRSENELLKTPNLGRKSLNEIKEVLASRGLTLGMKLDNWPPPGLEK; encoded by the coding sequence ATGCCAAATAATTTTCTCAAGCCGCGCATCATCAATGTGGAAGTGCTGGGTCCCGGTCATTCCCGCGTCGAGATGGAGCCCTTTGAGCGTGGTTATGGACACACACTGGGCAATGCTCTGCGCCGCATTCTGCTTTCCTCCATGGCTGGCTATGCGCCAACTGAAGTTGCCATTGCCGGTGTGGTACATGAATATTCGACACTTGACGGTATCCAGGAAGACGTCGTTGACCTGCTGTTAAATCTCAAGGGGGTTGTATTCAAGCTGCACAACCGCGATGCGGTTACCCTGAACCTGAAAAAGGATGGGGCAGGTATCGTGACGGCAGCTGATATTGAACTCACGCATGATGTTGAAATCATCAATCCGGAGCATGTGATTGCCCATCTGACAGAAAGCGGCAAGCTGGACATGCAGATCAAGATTGAAGCGGGTCGCGGCTATGTGCCGGGCAATGTGCGTCGTCTTTCGGAAGATGCCAACAAGACAATCGGCCGGATTATTCTGGATGCGTCTTTCTCACCGGTGCGTCGCGTTTCCTATTCTGTGGAATCCGCCCGTGTTGAGCAGCGTACCGATCTGGACAAGCTGATCATCAACATTGAAACGAATGGTGTCATCACCGCTGAAGAAGCGATTCGTCAGTCAGCCCGTATCCTCGTTGACCAGTTGACCATTTTTGCCGCACTTGAAGGCACAGAGACTTCTGCTGAAGCCATGTCGCAGCTGCCGCCGGTTGATCCAGTTCTGCTGCGTCCGGTTGATGATCTTGAGCTGACTGTCCGTTCAGCCAACTGCCTCAAGGCGGAAAACATCAATTACATTGGGGATTTGATCCAGCGCAGTGAAAACGAGTTGTTAAAGACCCCGAATCTGGGTCGCAAATCCTTGAACGAGATCAAGGAAGTGCTGGCTTCCCGTGGTTTGACCCTGGGCATGAAGCTGGACAACTGGCCGCCACCGGGGCTTGAAAAATAA
- the rplO gene encoding 50S ribosomal protein L15, whose translation MKLNNLQPATGAKHVKRRVGRGIGSGLGKTAGRGHKGQKARAGGFHKVGFEGGQMPLQRRLPKRGFKSMAAPYRTEVRLSDLEKLAVNDIDLLVLKQAGIVSQRIREVRVILAGEITKSVNLSGLGVTKGARAAIESRGGTIG comes from the coding sequence ATGAAATTGAATAATTTACAGCCCGCTACCGGTGCAAAACATGTCAAACGCAGAGTCGGTCGTGGTATCGGCTCTGGTCTGGGCAAAACAGCCGGCCGTGGTCACAAGGGGCAGAAAGCGCGTGCCGGTGGTTTCCATAAAGTCGGTTTTGAGGGCGGACAGATGCCGCTGCAGCGCAGATTGCCAAAGCGCGGCTTCAAATCCATGGCAGCGCCTTATCGCACGGAAGTTCGTCTTTCCGATCTGGAAAAGCTGGCAGTCAATGATATTGACCTTCTGGTGTTGAAGCAGGCCGGTATTGTTTCCCAGCGTATCAGGGAAGTGCGTGTCATTCTCGCTGGCGAGATTACCAAGAGTGTGAATCTTTCCGGTCTGGGAGTGACCAAAGGTGCGCGTGCGGCAATTGAAAGCCGTGGCGGTACGATTGGATAA